A genomic window from Macaca mulatta isolate MMU2019108-1 chromosome 19, T2T-MMU8v2.0, whole genome shotgun sequence includes:
- the LOC144337272 gene encoding uncharacterized protein LOC144337272, whose amino-acid sequence MDSVSAEACALLGDEPCHSQGDKAHIVGDPGDAPPVPVGVHPGEERLPQGWEMRPAASVPGDTGLGGSRAASLEGPLFLEDPSSSRTFPDPDGGCGGGSSWWGTSASMTVHPRPKDKTRRASRS is encoded by the exons ATGGACTCGGTCTCTGCAGAAGCGTGTGCACTATTAGGGGATGAACCGTGTCACAGCCAGGGGGACAAAGCTCATATCGTAGGCGATCCAGGAGAC GCCCCACCCGTGCCGGTCGGAGTTCACCCTGGAGAGGAAAGGCTGCCCCAGGGCTGGGAGATGAGACCCGCAGCCTCTGTGCCAGGAGACACAGGTCTGGGAGGGAGCAGAGCTGCATCTCTGGAGGGACCCCTCTTCCTGGAGGACCCCAGTAGCTCACGGACCTTTCCAGACCCAGATGGAGGCTGCGGAGGGGGCTCTTCCTGGTGG GGCACATCAGCCTCCATGACTGTCCACCCCAGACCTAAGGACAAGACCAGAAGGGCAAGCAG GTCCTGA
- the CD33 gene encoding myeloid cell surface antigen CD33 isoform X1, whose protein sequence is MDGEHLKGRNQGAQETSASDMPLLLLPLLWAGALAMDPRVRLEVQESVTVQEGLCVLVPCTFFHPVPYHTRNSPVHGYWFREGAIVSLDSPVATNKLDQEVREETQGRFRLLGDPSRNNCSLSIVDARRRDNGSYFFRMEKGSTKYSYKSTQLSVHVTDLTHRPQILIPGALDPDHSKNLTCSVPWACEQGTPPIFSWMSAAPTSLGLRTTHSSVLIITPRPQDHGTNLTCQVKFPGAGVTTERTIQLNVSYASQNPRTDIFLGDGSGKQGVVQGAIGGAGVTVLLALCLCLIFFTVKTHRRKAARTAVGRIDTHPATGPTSSKHQKKSKLHGATETSGCSGTTLTVEMDEELHYASLNFHGMNPSEDTSTEYSEVRTQ, encoded by the exons ATGGATGGGGAACATCTCAAGGGCAGGAATCAG GGAGCCCAGGAAACCTCAGCCTCAGAcatgccgctgctgctgctgcccctgcTGTGGGCAG GGGCCCTGGCTATGGATCCAAGAGTCAGGCTGGAAGTGCAGGAGTCAGTGACAGTACAGGAGGGTTTGTGCGTCCTTGTGCCCTGCACTTTCTTCCATCCCGTACCCTACCACACCAGGAATTCCCCAGTTCATGGTTACTGGTTCCGGGAAGGAGCCATTGTATCCTTGGACTCTCCAGTGGCCACAAACAAGCTAGATCAAGAAGTACGGGAGGAGACCCAGGGCCGATTCCGCCTCCTTGGGGATCCCAGTAGGAACAACTGCTCCCTGAGCATCGTAGATGCCAGGAGGAGGGATAACGGTTCATACTTCTTTCGGATGGAGAAAGGAAGTACCAAATACAGTTACAAATCTACCCAGCTCTCTGTGCATGTGACAG ACTTGACCCACAGGCCCCAAATCCTCATCCCTGGAGCCCTAGACCCTGACCACTCCAAAAACCTGACCTGCTCTGTGCCCTGGGCCTGTGAGCAGGGAACACCTCCAATCTTCTCCTGGATGTCAgctgcccccacctccctgggcctcaggacCACTCACTCCTCGGTGCTCATAATCACCCCACGGCCCCAGGACCACGGCACCAACCTCACCTGTCAGGTGAAGTTCCCTGGAGCTGGCGTGACCACGGAGAGAACCATCCAGCTTAATGTCTCCT ATGCTTCACAGAACCCAAGAACTGATATCTTTCTAGGAGACGGCTCAG GGAAACAAGGAGTGGTTCAGGGAGCCATCGGGGGAGCTGGTGTCACAGTCCTGCTCGCTCTTTGTCTCTGCCTCATCTTCTTCAC AGTGAAGACTCACAGGAGGAAAGCAGCCAGGACAGCAGTGGGCAGGATCGACACCCACCCCGCCACAGGGCCAACATCCTCG AAACACCAGAAGAAGTCCAAGTTACATGGCGCCACTGAAACCTCAGGCTGTTCAGGTACCACCCTTACTGTGGAGATGGATGAGGAGCTGCACTACGCTTCCCTCAACTTTCATGGGATGAATCCTTCTGAGGACACCTCCACCGAATACTCAGAGGTCAGGACCCAGTGA
- the CD33 gene encoding myeloid cell surface antigen CD33 isoform X4 yields the protein MPLLLLPLLWADLTHRPQILIPGALDPDHSKNLTCSVPWACEQGTPPIFSWMSAAPTSLGLRTTHSSVLIITPRPQDHGTNLTCQVKFPGAGVTTERTIQLNVSYASQNPRTDIFLGDGSGKQGVVQGAIGGAGVTVLLALCLCLIFFTVKTHRRKAARTAVGRIDTHPATGPTSSKHQKKSKLHGATETSGCSGTTLTVEMDEELHYASLNFHGMNPSEDTSTEYSEVRTQ from the exons atgccgctgctgctgctgcccctgcTGTGGGCAG ACTTGACCCACAGGCCCCAAATCCTCATCCCTGGAGCCCTAGACCCTGACCACTCCAAAAACCTGACCTGCTCTGTGCCCTGGGCCTGTGAGCAGGGAACACCTCCAATCTTCTCCTGGATGTCAgctgcccccacctccctgggcctcaggacCACTCACTCCTCGGTGCTCATAATCACCCCACGGCCCCAGGACCACGGCACCAACCTCACCTGTCAGGTGAAGTTCCCTGGAGCTGGCGTGACCACGGAGAGAACCATCCAGCTTAATGTCTCCT ATGCTTCACAGAACCCAAGAACTGATATCTTTCTAGGAGACGGCTCAG GGAAACAAGGAGTGGTTCAGGGAGCCATCGGGGGAGCTGGTGTCACAGTCCTGCTCGCTCTTTGTCTCTGCCTCATCTTCTTCAC AGTGAAGACTCACAGGAGGAAAGCAGCCAGGACAGCAGTGGGCAGGATCGACACCCACCCCGCCACAGGGCCAACATCCTCG AAACACCAGAAGAAGTCCAAGTTACATGGCGCCACTGAAACCTCAGGCTGTTCAGGTACCACCCTTACTGTGGAGATGGATGAGGAGCTGCACTACGCTTCCCTCAACTTTCATGGGATGAATCCTTCTGAGGACACCTCCACCGAATACTCAGAGGTCAGGACCCAGTGA
- the CD33 gene encoding myeloid cell surface antigen CD33 isoform X3: protein MPLLLLPLLWAGALAMDPRVRLEVQESVTVQEGLCVLVPCTFFHPVPYHTRNSPVHGYWFREGAIVSLDSPVATNKLDQEVREETQGRFRLLGDPSRNNCSLSIVDARRRDNGSYFFRMEKGSTKYSYKSTQLSVHVTDLTHRPQILIPGALDPDHSKNLTCSVPWACEQGTPPIFSWMSAAPTSLGLRTTHSSVLIITPRPQDHGTNLTCQVKFPGAGVTTERTIQLNVSYASQNPRTDIFLGDGSGKQGVVQGAIGGAGVTVLLALCLCLIFFTVKTHRRKAARTAVGRIDTHPATGPTSSVC, encoded by the exons atgccgctgctgctgctgcccctgcTGTGGGCAG GGGCCCTGGCTATGGATCCAAGAGTCAGGCTGGAAGTGCAGGAGTCAGTGACAGTACAGGAGGGTTTGTGCGTCCTTGTGCCCTGCACTTTCTTCCATCCCGTACCCTACCACACCAGGAATTCCCCAGTTCATGGTTACTGGTTCCGGGAAGGAGCCATTGTATCCTTGGACTCTCCAGTGGCCACAAACAAGCTAGATCAAGAAGTACGGGAGGAGACCCAGGGCCGATTCCGCCTCCTTGGGGATCCCAGTAGGAACAACTGCTCCCTGAGCATCGTAGATGCCAGGAGGAGGGATAACGGTTCATACTTCTTTCGGATGGAGAAAGGAAGTACCAAATACAGTTACAAATCTACCCAGCTCTCTGTGCATGTGACAG ACTTGACCCACAGGCCCCAAATCCTCATCCCTGGAGCCCTAGACCCTGACCACTCCAAAAACCTGACCTGCTCTGTGCCCTGGGCCTGTGAGCAGGGAACACCTCCAATCTTCTCCTGGATGTCAgctgcccccacctccctgggcctcaggacCACTCACTCCTCGGTGCTCATAATCACCCCACGGCCCCAGGACCACGGCACCAACCTCACCTGTCAGGTGAAGTTCCCTGGAGCTGGCGTGACCACGGAGAGAACCATCCAGCTTAATGTCTCCT ATGCTTCACAGAACCCAAGAACTGATATCTTTCTAGGAGACGGCTCAG GGAAACAAGGAGTGGTTCAGGGAGCCATCGGGGGAGCTGGTGTCACAGTCCTGCTCGCTCTTTGTCTCTGCCTCATCTTCTTCAC AGTGAAGACTCACAGGAGGAAAGCAGCCAGGACAGCAGTGGGCAGGATCGACACCCACCCCGCCACAGGGCCAACATCCTCG GTATGTTGA
- the CD33 gene encoding myeloid cell surface antigen CD33 isoform X2 — MPLLLLPLLWAGALAMDPRVRLEVQESVTVQEGLCVLVPCTFFHPVPYHTRNSPVHGYWFREGAIVSLDSPVATNKLDQEVREETQGRFRLLGDPSRNNCSLSIVDARRRDNGSYFFRMEKGSTKYSYKSTQLSVHVTDLTHRPQILIPGALDPDHSKNLTCSVPWACEQGTPPIFSWMSAAPTSLGLRTTHSSVLIITPRPQDHGTNLTCQVKFPGAGVTTERTIQLNVSYASQNPRTDIFLGDGSGKQGVVQGAIGGAGVTVLLALCLCLIFFTVKTHRRKAARTAVGRIDTHPATGPTSSKHQKKSKLHGATETSGCSGTTLTVEMDEELHYASLNFHGMNPSEDTSTEYSEVRTQ; from the exons atgccgctgctgctgctgcccctgcTGTGGGCAG GGGCCCTGGCTATGGATCCAAGAGTCAGGCTGGAAGTGCAGGAGTCAGTGACAGTACAGGAGGGTTTGTGCGTCCTTGTGCCCTGCACTTTCTTCCATCCCGTACCCTACCACACCAGGAATTCCCCAGTTCATGGTTACTGGTTCCGGGAAGGAGCCATTGTATCCTTGGACTCTCCAGTGGCCACAAACAAGCTAGATCAAGAAGTACGGGAGGAGACCCAGGGCCGATTCCGCCTCCTTGGGGATCCCAGTAGGAACAACTGCTCCCTGAGCATCGTAGATGCCAGGAGGAGGGATAACGGTTCATACTTCTTTCGGATGGAGAAAGGAAGTACCAAATACAGTTACAAATCTACCCAGCTCTCTGTGCATGTGACAG ACTTGACCCACAGGCCCCAAATCCTCATCCCTGGAGCCCTAGACCCTGACCACTCCAAAAACCTGACCTGCTCTGTGCCCTGGGCCTGTGAGCAGGGAACACCTCCAATCTTCTCCTGGATGTCAgctgcccccacctccctgggcctcaggacCACTCACTCCTCGGTGCTCATAATCACCCCACGGCCCCAGGACCACGGCACCAACCTCACCTGTCAGGTGAAGTTCCCTGGAGCTGGCGTGACCACGGAGAGAACCATCCAGCTTAATGTCTCCT ATGCTTCACAGAACCCAAGAACTGATATCTTTCTAGGAGACGGCTCAG GGAAACAAGGAGTGGTTCAGGGAGCCATCGGGGGAGCTGGTGTCACAGTCCTGCTCGCTCTTTGTCTCTGCCTCATCTTCTTCAC AGTGAAGACTCACAGGAGGAAAGCAGCCAGGACAGCAGTGGGCAGGATCGACACCCACCCCGCCACAGGGCCAACATCCTCG AAACACCAGAAGAAGTCCAAGTTACATGGCGCCACTGAAACCTCAGGCTGTTCAGGTACCACCCTTACTGTGGAGATGGATGAGGAGCTGCACTACGCTTCCCTCAACTTTCATGGGATGAATCCTTCTGAGGACACCTCCACCGAATACTCAGAGGTCAGGACCCAGTGA